The genomic DNA GACCAACTGGCCCACATCGCCCGCCACATCGACCGCCCCTTCGAAGACGGTCACCTCGGTCGCACGGCGCGTCGGGTCGAACTCGACCACCAGTTCCGTGCCCGTCACCGTGGCCACCGCACCGGGCCACACAATCCGCATCCCCGCACCGCTCTTACGAATTTGAAGCCAGATCCTTCCCGCCTCCAAACGAAGCTCTCGCTTCTGATCTCCCGCGATCGTCAAGCGGGTCAGCGCGCCCACCCTGGTGACGGAACCATCGCCGTATAGCAA from Candidatus Sericytochromatia bacterium includes the following:
- a CDS encoding FecR family protein, with amino-acid sequence MSFGRFTSQLLRSLPAQAFSVSLAGMALWASCPSPVVAAGAPLEAVVTQVVRRVDWQRALTTRWQPAGLDLVLLTGDSLRTGQDAKAELLYGDGSVTRVGALTRLTIAGDQKRELRLEAGRIWLQIRKSGAGMRIVWPGAVATVTGTELVVEFDPTRRATEVTVFEGAVDVAGDVGQLV